In Anaerolineae bacterium, the sequence GCCTTGCCCAGCAGCGTGAACTCGAAGAAAGCGTACAGCGCCAGGAGAGCCATCGCCGTAGCCCCGATGATCCACACCCGCTGTAGGCTAAGCGCAGCGCCCCCGATCAGGAGCGGAGCCCCGGCCGTGAAGGCAGGGAGAGGCCTCGGAGTCGTCCCCCAGACGGTCAGGGCCACGCCTCGCACGCCCATGGCGGTACCGATAGTGATAAGCAATTGCGTGACCTCAGACGAGCGGCGGGCCGGCACGATGGTGAGCCGGAAGATGGCTACCCCGATCAAGGCAGTGGCAGCCACCGCCATCATGAAGGAGACCGCCAGCGGCAGCCCCAGCGATCGGGAGAATACTACCGCCAGCATCGCCCCGAGCATCACGAACTCGCCCTGGGCCATGTTGATCACCCGAGTGACGCTATAGATCACGATGATCCCCAGCCCGATGAGCGCGTATATGCACCCGGTGCTAAAACCCGAGACCAGGAATTGCAGCCAGTCCTTCAGCTCAAAAGCCAACGCACCCCCGCTAGCAGAGGGGGAGAGGGGGAGACAGGGTGACGCGGAGACGGGGAGAGTGCCCCCGGTTAGCCCCGTCTCCGCGTCTTCCCGTCACCCCTTCACCCTGTCACTCCCTCTCCGCGTCTCCCCGTCTCCCCCTCTCTACCACTGGTCCCTGGGGAAGTACTGCCACTCGCCGTCTACGATGCGGATGAGCACCATGTCGTTGGCACTGAGGCCCACGTGGTCTTCCGGAGTGAAGTTGAACACCCCATCAATGCCGACGAAGTCCTTTGTGGCTTCGATCTCGTCCCGTAGCCTGGCGCGTTGCTCCGCCAGTGACAGCCCTTCCGGAAGCCGCTTCAAAGCCTCGATCACGATGTTCAGGCCGTCCCAGGC encodes:
- a CDS encoding branched-chain amino acid ABC transporter permease, which produces MAFELKDWLQFLVSGFSTGCIYALIGLGIIVIYSVTRVINMAQGEFVMLGAMLAVVFSRSLGLPLAVSFMMAVAATALIGVAIFRLTIVPARRSSEVTQLLITIGTAMGVRGVALTVWGTTPRPLPAFTAGAPLLIGGAALSLQRVWIIGATAMALLALYAFFEFTLLGKALRACSVNRKAAELSGVPAGAMGALAYGVSAALGALAGIVIAPLTLASYDMGLSLGLKGFVVAVMGGFVSAPAAVLSGVFLGVLESVAAGIFSAGFKDALAFLVLFLVLLVRTAGLPTLPWRRARAGA